The Desulfobulbus propionicus DSM 2032 DNA segment AGGTTCGCGGGTCGATCGCCGTTGTCGCCTTGGGAGGCTATGGACGTCGGGAGTTATCCCCTTGTTCGGATATCGACCTGCTGCTGCTTCACGACCGATGGTCGAAAAAGCACATGCGCGAGGTGGCCGAGGCCCTGCTCTATCCCCTGTGGGATGAAGGTTTCGAGGTGGGGCACAGTGTGCGCGGGGTCAAGGATGCCATCCGGTTCGCCCTTGATGATTTCCACTTTCAGGTGGCTCTGCTCGATGCCCGTTTGCTGGCTGGTTCCAGCGCCCTGTTCGAGGCCTTGCGGGCCCAATACACCAAGCAGGTGTTCGAGGGCCGCCGGGAGGCGTTTATCCGCGCCATGGATGCGGCCAAACAGGAACGCTGGCAAAAGTTCGGGAGCCATACCTACCTGCTGGAGCCCCATATCAAGGAAGGCAAGGGCGGTTTGCGCGACATCCAGGCCATGATGTGGGTGGCCAAGGGCGTGTTTGGCCTGCACGATCTCGATGCCGTTCAGTCCTCGGGAATGCTGGAGGCCGGCAACCGGCGGGCTTTGGAACATTCGTGGTCGATGCTGGCCAAGATCAGGAACCGGCTGCATCTGCTCTGCCGCCGCAAGAACGATCAGCTGATCTTTGAGTATCAACAGGAAACCGCCGAAGCCCTTGATTATCGGGACAAGGACGGCCTGCTCGCGGTCGAGCATTTCATGCGCGATGTCTACAGTCACCTGCAGACCGTGTCGGTGGTGACGGATCTGTTCTTCGAGCACGTGCATGAGGTCATGGGCTTGACCGGCGGCGCGGCGGTGGAACAGCAACTGGAACGATGCATTGTCGCCCGGGGCGGAACAGTGCGCTTGACCTCTGTTGAGGAGTTGGCGGAACGGCCGTACCTGTTGATGCGGCTTTTCCTCCAGTCCGGGCGGACCGGCTTGCCCCTGCACCACCGCACCCGGCAGATCGTGACCGGCCAACTCGATCGGGTCGACGAGTCGTTCCGCCGCTCCAAGCGGGTGGCCCGGGCCTTTCTTGACCTCTTGACCCGGACGGAAACCATTTTTCCGGTGCTGGAAACCATGCTGGCCACCGGTCTGCTCACCCGGTATCTGCCAGAATTTGCAGGAGTCGAGTCACTGGCCCAGCATGATCTGTATCATCTGTACACCGTGGACCGGCACCAGTTGCAGACCGTGGCCGAGCTTAGCCAGCTGAAAAAGGACCAGGCTGAGCTGTTTGCCGAACTCAAGGAAGAGGAGGTGCTCTTTCTCGCGGCCCTGCTTCACGATATCGGCAAAGGGAAACAGCGCGACCATTCGCAGGTGGGCGCGGAAATGGTGGCAGGCATCGGCAGCCGCCTGCGACTGTCGCCTGAGAGCTGCCAGACCTTGGCCTTTCTCATCCGTCACCATCTGTATCTGCCCGAAAACGCGATGCGCCGCGATTTTTCCGACCGAGCCTTCATCCATCAGGCAGCGGAACTGATCGGTGACAGCGAGCGGCTGACCATGCTCTATCTGCTGACCATCGCCGATTCCAAGGCCACCGGACCTTCGGCCTGGTCGGATTGGAAAGCAAGCCTGCTCTCGGAGCTGTATTTGACCATCAAGGCCTGTCTTGGTGCCGATTGCCACGTCGATACAATGGACAGGGACGGCGAAGAACAAGGGGTGAGCTGGCTGCGGGAACAGATCATGGCCCGGCTCGATGGTCAGCCCGCCCGGATCGAGATCGCGCATCTGCCCGCCGACTACCTGCTGAGCTTCAGTTTGGAGGCGGTGCTGCGGCACCTGACCATCCATGGTGAAAAATCGGCCCGTCTTCGCCAGCAGGTCCTGCTCTTTGCCGAGCCGGGCAGCCGATCCTGGTCCCTGCTGATCATGGGACCGGATAAGGTGGGGCTGCTGGCCAAATTGTGCGGCGTGCTCGCCCTGCACA contains these protein-coding regions:
- the glnD gene encoding [protein-PII] uridylyltransferase translates to MAATLRPRQEALVEAWRQGLSGQEILRRSATLVDEFIIDRFDSAPAVQQVRGSIAVVALGGYGRRELSPCSDIDLLLLHDRWSKKHMREVAEALLYPLWDEGFEVGHSVRGVKDAIRFALDDFHFQVALLDARLLAGSSALFEALRAQYTKQVFEGRREAFIRAMDAAKQERWQKFGSHTYLLEPHIKEGKGGLRDIQAMMWVAKGVFGLHDLDAVQSSGMLEAGNRRALEHSWSMLAKIRNRLHLLCRRKNDQLIFEYQQETAEALDYRDKDGLLAVEHFMRDVYSHLQTVSVVTDLFFEHVHEVMGLTGGAAVEQQLERCIVARGGTVRLTSVEELAERPYLLMRLFLQSGRTGLPLHHRTRQIVTGQLDRVDESFRRSKRVARAFLDLLTRTETIFPVLETMLATGLLTRYLPEFAGVESLAQHDLYHLYTVDRHQLQTVAELSQLKKDQAELFAELKEEEVLFLAALLHDIGKGKQRDHSQVGAEMVAGIGSRLRLSPESCQTLAFLIRHHLYLPENAMRRDFSDRAFIHQAAELIGDSERLTMLYLLTIADSKATGPSAWSDWKASLLSELYLTIKACLGADCHVDTMDRDGEEQGVSWLREQIMARLDGQPARIEIAHLPADYLLSFSLEAVLRHLTIHGEKSARLRQQVLLFAEPGSRSWSLLIMGPDKVGLLAKLCGVLALHNLSVLSAQIFTWPDGTVVDTLEVSPATARGFDEVDWPAVERDLNLAINYRLDVGFQLNERTRPPWWGGGRPVQQLERKVVIDNQTSHQYTIVEVYGADSRSTLYHLTQTLADFGLAIHRARIATEVEQLIDVFYVRTQAGDKLTDVEAMDKVRLTLMHLIGEDAANEAVAAQKETGRTCSAQ